A DNA window from Brassica napus cultivar Da-Ae chromosome A4, Da-Ae, whole genome shotgun sequence contains the following coding sequences:
- the LOC106379082 gene encoding uncharacterized protein LOC106379082, with protein sequence MFLLVGGTRKLRSFSTAAAAAAAQPYLLVREREVTLKSSSERVVTLNLLDPCKLEMVKIPGKTLPTEVAKSLRIGSSKGWVAVTDLQNSKLRLTNLFNPCASSPTTITLPPLDGCYRGSVARVSKVSLSASPNQRDCVVAAKLFAPLVSLCRPGDSEWTHIETPNTFFRSVLMHSMRDQKFYLYSSDRAPTDLIKTCSDFPPVSPYRRFFFSDIPKTTQDLYQSSLFRTQYLVESPSGDSFIVIWCKAGGKMEKETSRLMCETKGFMVFKQDHGKKLCSYTQDIGDLCIFLGKNESFCVSATKYPGLNPNSVYFEGSETGFGFYDLSSNTVHDLTHLAPFSAFYLWLAPLE encoded by the exons ATGTTTCTCCTTGTCGGCGGAACCAGGAAGCTCCGATCGTTCTCCACGGCGGCAGCGGCGGCGGCGGCTCAGCCGTATCTCCTGGTCAGAGAGAGGGAAGTCACCTTGAAGTCCTCCAGTGAAAGAGTGGTCACCTTAAATCTGTTGGATCCGTGTAAGCTTGAGATGGTGAAGATCCCCGGCAAGACTCTCCCGACAGAGGTTGCTAAGTCGTTGAGGATAGGTTCATCCAAGGGATGGGTGGCTGTGACGGACCTTCAAAATTCGAAACTGCGTCTCACCAATCTATTTAACCCTTGTGCATCTTCGCCAACAACAATAACACTGCCCCCTCTCGACGGGTGTTACAGAGGTTCAGTTGCCCGAGTTTCCAAGGTCTCTCTCTCAGCCTCCCCGAACCAACGTGACTGTGTAGTGGCTGCTAAGTTGTTTGCTCCACTCGTCAGTCTGTGCCGGCCTGGTGACTCGGAGTGGACACACATCGAGACCCCAAACACTTTCTTCCGTTCAGTCCTGATGCACTCTATGAGAGACCAAAAATTCTATCTTTACTCCTCGGATAGGGCTCCAACTGATCTGATCAAGACTTGCTCTGACTTCCCTCCAGTGAGTCCTTACAGGAGGTTCTTTTTTTCTGACATCCCCAAGACCACACAAGATTTGTATCAGTCATCTCTCTTCAGAACTCAGTACTTGGTCGAGTCACCTTCCGGGGACTCTTTCATCGTTATCTG GTGTAAGGCTGGTGGTAAGATGGAAAAAGAGACGTCAAGACTCATGTGCGAAACCAAGGGCTTTATGGTGTTTAAGCAAGACCATGGTAAGAAGTTGTGTTCCTATACACAAGACATTGGCGATCTCTGCATTTTCCTAGGCAAGAACGAATCCTTTTGTGTCTCTGCGACAAAATATCCGGGGCTGAACCCGAATTCAGTCTATTTTGAAGGCAGTGAAACTGGGTTCGGCTTTTACGATCTCAGCTCAAACACTGTCCACGATCTCACGCATTTGGCCCCTTTCTCCGCCTTCTACTTATGGCTTGCCCCTCTCGAATAA